AGCGGTCGAATTCGACGATGGCGTTGAGGATCTCCTCCTTCGTGGGGAGATTGCGCGTCTTTTCCAGAAACTGGGTCTCGATGAGCTGCTGGATGCCCGGCTCGCGGTGCCGGCGGAAGAAGGTCAGGTAGACGATGATGATGAACAGCGCGCAGACGACGATGCCGATGACGATCAGTTCGTTCATGTGTTGCGACAGGTAGCCGGAAAACGATTGCGTCAGCCAGTAGTCCATGATCCCAGTTCTGATCGCGGCGTTGCGGTTCGGGGCTTCGTTAAAACCCAACTAATATACATGTTCCGCCGGGCGTTGTCAAAAAAAATGCTCGGCGGGAAGCGGGGCCGATTCAGTCGCCGTCGCGGTCGGCTGGGGGCGGATCCGCCCAGCGGATGATCCCGTAATCGCCCATGGTGCCGCGGCGCGCATCCGTGTCCGGCCGGGCGTCGGGGTCCGTCGCCTGGTGTCGGTCCCGATGGCGCGGCCAACAGCCGGCGTGAATCTTCTCGCCGCACGCGGGGCACAGGAGGATTCGGACGCCCGCAGGAAATTTCTCCCCGCCGCATTCGCCGCAACGGAAGCCGGCGATCCCCATCAGGCGTCCTCCCCGTCGCGGAGGGCCAGCCGGAGCGCCTCGAGCTCGCGGGCCAGTCGCCGCAGCCGGCCGTGCAAGCCGACGATGTAACCGAAGAGCAGCAGCAGAATGAAGCTGTAAGCCGCAAACAGGTAGCCGTTCATCTGTCATTCCCTCTCGAGCAGTATCCGGCGCAGGCGCTGGGTCTCCAGCCGCGCCCACTCCACCCCTAGGCGCAGCCGGAACAGCAGCGCGAACAGCAGAGTGAACGCCACGCACGAGGCGATC
This genomic stretch from Acidobacteriota bacterium harbors:
- a CDS encoding CcmD family protein, whose product is MNGYLFAAYSFILLLLFGYIVGLHGRLRRLARELEALRLALRDGEDA